One segment of Amycolatopsis alba DSM 44262 DNA contains the following:
- a CDS encoding MarR family winged helix-turn-helix transcriptional regulator — protein MSLADDAVEARAQGWRTLAALHARIEDALERALAQKHELSVTEYTVLDVLARQDGFHLRMNQLSNAVVLSQSATTRLVSRLEDRGLLQRYLCADDRRGIYTEVTPSGQELLAAARPTHDTVLTEALAAAEELPELAPLVAALGKLTFARS, from the coding sequence GTGTCACTGGCCGACGACGCCGTGGAAGCACGCGCTCAGGGCTGGCGGACCCTCGCCGCACTGCACGCGCGGATCGAGGACGCGCTCGAGCGCGCGCTGGCGCAGAAGCACGAGCTGTCCGTCACCGAGTACACCGTGCTGGACGTGCTCGCCCGCCAGGACGGTTTCCACCTGCGGATGAACCAGCTGTCGAACGCCGTCGTGCTCAGCCAGTCGGCGACGACGCGGCTGGTGTCGAGACTGGAGGACAGGGGACTGCTGCAGCGGTACCTGTGCGCGGACGACCGGCGGGGGATCTACACGGAGGTCACGCCGTCGGGGCAGGAACTGCTCGCGGCGGCGCGGCCGACGCACGACACCGTCCTCACCGAGGCGCTGGCCGCCGCCGAAGAGCTCCCCGAACTCGCGCCTTTGGTCGCCGCGCTCGGAAAGCTCACCTTCGCCCGCTCCTGA
- a CDS encoding aldo/keto reductase, with amino-acid sequence MTDIPTVKLDNGVEMPQLGFGVFQVPDEETTAAVKAALDAGYRSIDTAAIYGNEAGVGKALAESGIARDELFITTKLWNSAQGYDATLKAFDASLAKLGLEQLDLYLIHWPTPERDLYRDTWKAFEKLYADGRVRAIGVSNFQPAHLERLLDTGAVTPAVNQVEVHPYLQQAEVREFDAKHGIVTEAWSPLAKGGDLLGEAAVKALAEKHGRTPAQVVLRWHLQLGNVVIPKSVTPSRIKENLDVFGFALSEEDIASLAVLDRGLRTGPDPDTFNVA; translated from the coding sequence GTGACCGACATTCCCACCGTCAAGCTCGACAACGGGGTGGAGATGCCGCAGCTCGGGTTCGGCGTCTTCCAGGTGCCGGACGAGGAGACCACCGCCGCGGTCAAGGCCGCGCTGGACGCGGGCTACCGCAGCATCGACACCGCCGCGATCTACGGCAACGAAGCCGGTGTCGGCAAGGCGCTCGCCGAGTCCGGGATCGCCCGCGACGAGCTGTTCATCACCACCAAGCTGTGGAACAGCGCACAGGGCTACGACGCCACGCTCAAGGCGTTCGACGCCAGCCTGGCGAAGCTGGGCCTGGAGCAGCTGGACCTCTACCTGATCCACTGGCCCACACCGGAGCGCGACCTCTACCGCGACACGTGGAAGGCCTTCGAGAAGCTCTACGCCGACGGCCGGGTCCGCGCGATCGGCGTCTCGAACTTCCAGCCCGCCCACCTCGAACGGCTTCTCGACACCGGCGCGGTGACCCCGGCGGTCAACCAGGTCGAGGTGCACCCGTACCTGCAGCAGGCCGAGGTGCGCGAGTTCGACGCGAAGCACGGCATCGTGACCGAGGCGTGGAGCCCGCTGGCCAAGGGCGGCGACCTCCTGGGCGAAGCCGCGGTGAAGGCGCTCGCGGAGAAGCACGGCCGCACTCCGGCGCAGGTCGTCCTGCGATGGCACCTGCAGCTCGGCAACGTCGTGATCCCGAAATCCGTGACGCCGTCGCGGATCAAGGAGAACCTCGACGTCTTCGGATTCGCCCTGTCGGAGGAGGACATCGCTTCGCTGGCCGTGCTGGACCGGGGCCTGCGAACCGGGCCGGATCCCGACACCTTCAACGTCGCGTAG
- a CDS encoding MFS transporter gives MPAALLALAISAFGIGTTEFVIMGLLPEVASDFGVSIPSAGLLISGYALGVVVGAPLLTALASRIPRKTVLVGLMVLFIAGNVVSALAPTYGLLMTGRVIAALSHGAFFGVGAVVASSLVAPAKQASAIALMFTGLTVANVLGVPAGTALGQAFGWRSTFWAVSVLGVIGLIGILALVPVQATSESAGLRSELAVFRRLQVWLALAMTTLGFAGVFAAFTYIAPMMTEVAGFSPGAVTWLLVLFGAGLFVGNLIGGKAADRSLMPSLYVILAALAAVLVVFVFTAHAQVPAAITIAVFGAAGFATVAPLQARVMDKAEGAPALASAANIAAFNLGNAGGAWLGGKAIEGGLGYTASSWIGAALALAGLLVAVISGMLDHGRRKARRAELAPAA, from the coding sequence ATGCCTGCCGCTCTGCTCGCACTGGCGATCAGCGCCTTCGGTATCGGCACCACCGAATTCGTGATCATGGGCCTGTTGCCCGAGGTCGCGAGCGACTTCGGCGTCTCGATCCCGTCCGCGGGGCTGCTGATCTCCGGCTACGCGCTCGGCGTCGTGGTCGGCGCCCCGCTGCTGACCGCGCTCGCGTCACGGATACCGCGCAAGACGGTCCTGGTCGGCCTGATGGTCCTGTTCATCGCAGGCAACGTCGTTTCCGCGCTGGCCCCCACCTACGGCCTGCTGATGACCGGCCGCGTGATCGCCGCGCTCTCGCACGGCGCGTTCTTCGGAGTCGGCGCGGTCGTCGCCTCCTCGCTGGTCGCGCCCGCGAAACAGGCCAGTGCCATCGCGCTGATGTTCACCGGGCTGACCGTCGCCAACGTCCTCGGCGTCCCCGCCGGGACGGCACTCGGGCAGGCGTTCGGCTGGCGCTCGACGTTCTGGGCCGTCAGCGTCCTCGGCGTGATCGGCCTGATCGGGATCCTCGCGCTGGTACCGGTACAGGCGACGTCGGAGAGCGCCGGGCTGCGCAGCGAACTCGCCGTCTTCCGGCGGCTCCAGGTCTGGCTCGCGCTGGCGATGACCACGCTCGGGTTCGCCGGGGTGTTCGCGGCCTTCACCTACATCGCCCCGATGATGACCGAGGTCGCCGGCTTCTCCCCCGGCGCGGTGACCTGGCTGCTGGTGCTGTTCGGCGCCGGCCTGTTCGTCGGCAACCTGATCGGCGGCAAGGCGGCCGACCGGTCGCTGATGCCGAGCCTGTACGTCATTCTCGCCGCGCTCGCGGCGGTGCTGGTCGTGTTCGTCTTCACCGCGCACGCCCAGGTTCCCGCCGCGATCACCATCGCCGTCTTCGGCGCCGCCGGTTTCGCGACCGTCGCGCCGCTGCAGGCCCGCGTGATGGACAAGGCCGAAGGCGCGCCCGCGCTGGCTTCGGCCGCCAACATCGCCGCGTTCAACCTCGGCAACGCCGGGGGCGCGTGGCTCGGCGGCAAGGCCATCGAGGGCGGTCTCGGCTACACCGCGTCCAGCTGGATCGGCGCGGCCCTGGCGCTCGCCGGACTGCTGGTCGCGGTCATCTCAGGCATGCTCGACCACGGGCGACGAAAGGCTCGTCGCGCCGAACTGGCCCCCGCCGCCTGA